One Leopardus geoffroyi isolate Oge1 chromosome C1, O.geoffroyi_Oge1_pat1.0, whole genome shotgun sequence DNA segment encodes these proteins:
- the SCG2 gene encoding secretogranin-2: protein MAETKTHRLGAALSLIPLIFLISGDEAASFQRNQLLQKEPDLRLENAQKFPSPEMIRALEYIEKLRQQAHKEENSPDYNPYQGISVPLQKKENGDESRLPESTRDSLSEDEWMRIILEALRQAENEPQSAPKEKPYALNSEKNFPMDMPDDYETQQWPERKLKHMRFPPMYEENSRDNPFKRTNEIVEEQYTPQSLATLESVFQELGKLTGPNNQKRERVDEEQKLYTDDEDGTYKANNIAYEDVVGGEDWNPVEEKIESQTQEDVRDSKENIEKNDQINEEMKRSGQLGLEDEDLRKESKDQLSDDVSKVIAYLRRLVNAAGSGRAQNGQGGERATRFFEKPLDSQSIYQLIEISRNLQIPPEDLIDMLKTGEKPNGSVEPEQEVELPVDLDDISEVDGDRPDAFPNKMLSKNGYSKTPGRAVAQALPEGLTVEDILSLLGMENAANQRPPYVSSQYNREKVLPRLPYGPGRSGANQLPKGAWMPDVENRQMAYENLSDKDQELGEYLARMLVKYPEIMNSNQVKRVPSQVSPEDNQQEEDQIEQAIKEQLNQGSSQETERLASVSKRLPVGPPKNDDTPNRQYLDEDLLMKVLEYLNQEKVEKGREHIAKRAMENM, encoded by the coding sequence ATGGCAGAAACTAAGACTCACCGGCTTGGAGCAGCTCTGTCTCTGATCCCTTTAATTTTCCTCATCTCTGGAGATGAAGCAGCTTCATTTCAGCGAAACCAGCTGCTTCAGAAGGAACCAGACCTCAGACTGGAGAATGCCCAAAAGTTTCCCAGTCCTGAAATGATCAGAGCTTTGGAATACATAGAAAAACTCCGACAACAAGctcacaaagaagaaaacagcccAGACTACAATCCCTATCAAGGTATCTCTGTTCctcttcagaagaaagaaaatggtgatgAAAGTCGCTTGCCAGAAAGTACAAGGGATTCTCTGAGTGAAGATGAGTGGATGAGGATAATACTTGAAGCTTTGAGACAGGCCGAAAATGAGCCTCAGTCTGCACCAAAAGAAAAGCCCTATGCTTTGAATTCAGAAAAGAACTTTCCAATGGACATGCCTGATGATTACGAGACTCAACAATGGCCAGAGAGGAAGCTTAAGCACATGCGATTCCCTCCTATGTATGAAGAGAATTCCAGGGATAACCCCTTTAAGCGCACAAATGAAATAGTGGAGGAACAATATACTCCTCAAAGTCTTGCCACACTAGAATCTGTGTTCCAAGAGCTAGGGAAACTGACAGGACCAAACAACCAGAAGCGTGAGAGAGTTGATGAGGAGCAAAAACTTTATACAGATGATGAAGACGGTACCTACAAGGCCAATAACATTGCCTACGAAGATGTGGTTGGAGGAGAAGATTGGAACCcagtagaagaaaaaatagagagcCAAACCCAGGAAGACGTAAGAGACAGCAaggagaatatagaaaaaaatgatcaaatcaatgaagaaatgaagCGTTCAGGGCAGCTGGGCCTCGAGGATGAAGATCTCCGGAAAGAGAGTAAAGACCAACTCTCAGATGATGTCTCCAAAGTAATTGCCTATCTGAGAAGGTTAGTGAATGCTGCAGGCAGTGGGAGGGCACAGAATGGGCAAGGCGGGGAAAGAGCAACCaggttttttgagaaaccacttGATTCTCAGTCTATTTATCAGCTGATTGAAATCTCAAGGAATTTACAGATACCCCCTGAAGACTTAATTGACATGCTCAAAACTGGAGAGAAGCCAAATGGATCGGTGGAACCCGAGCAGGAGGTGGAACTTCCTGTTGACCTAGATGACATCTCAGAGGTTGACGGAGACCGTCCAGATGCTTTCCCAAACAAAATGCTCTCCAAGAATGGTTATTCCAAAACACCCGGTCGTGCTGTGGCACAGGCCCTACCAGAGGGGCTAACTGTTGAGGACATTTTAAGTCTTTTAGGGATGGAAAATGCAGCAAACCAAAGGCCTCCATATGTTTCCAGTCAGTATAACCGAGAGAAAGTTCTGCCCAGGCTCCCCTACGGTCCTGGAAGATCTGGAGCGAACCAGCTTCCCAAAGGTGCGTGGATGCCAGATGTTGAGAATCGACAAATGGCATATGAAAACCTGAGTGACAAGGATCAAGAATTAGGAGAGTACTTGGCCAGGATGCTAGTGAaataccctgagatcatgaattCAAACCAGGTGAAGCGAGTTCCAAGTCAAGTCTCCCCTGAAGATAACCAACAGGAAGAGGACCAAATTGAGCAGGCCATCAAAGAGCAGTTGAATCAAGGTAGCTCTCAGGAGACTGAAAGACTGGCATCGGTAAGCAAAAGGCTCCCTGTGGGGCCCCCAAAGAATGATGATACCCCAAACAGACAGTACTTGGATGAAGATCTGTTAATGAAAGTGCTGGAATACCTCAACCAAGAAAAGGTAGAAAAGGGAAGGGAGCATATTGCTAAGAGAGCAATGGAAAATATGTAA